From the Anopheles stephensi strain Indian chromosome X, UCI_ANSTEP_V1.0, whole genome shotgun sequence genome, the window ATGATAATGCAACTCAGAATAATGTGATCATAACAAAAAATTTCATAAAGAAAAAATTAAGACATGCTGTGGAAAGAGCAAACCATTTAACAGGTCATCGAAAGTCATCATGTCATTTTAAAACTCACGTATCACgtgaataaataaagcaattgTTTTTCCTTAACGTCCCAGGCTTTTCATTATTGTGtcatattaatttttttacaaatataaaattattttgataTCTATCGTATCGTATCTATTTTAAtcgtattttattttaatgttagTCATTTGTTAAAGAATTCCATCATAGGGGAAAGAACCGGAATCTCATGTTCGTTGATTAGCATTGGCCAAAATGAAGAAGGAGATCCTTTGAACAATGGCAATCCATCGATTGACATATTGATGCTAATGTTGTCTGGTACTTTTACATTCCTGCAAATCAGTAAACATTGTAGATGGTAAGCTCATGAAAGATTTCAAGAATCATGTTTACCGATGACCGCGGTTTGTATGTTGTTAGTGCCCAATACTGCAAAGCTTCTTGCAATTGCATGCCCCGCAACTGAGATACACCACCGGAAAAAGTTATCACTTCACCATCattgtcatcatcatcaccatcatctaGGCTCAGCCAGTTATTTTCTTCGTCGAAATCTGATGCTTCATTCGTGTTGTCGATATAATCATCCGGTACTTCCATAATCGGAACACCATcaattgtttcgttttcttctatgttgtttaattaatttcaagaAATTGTACAGATCCGTATCATTATTTCACAGCAAGATGCTACAAAATCATTCCTCTTTTCATTCAAATGGCAACCATGTAAATACTTACCCACAAGAAAAGAACCATTTGTAGAATCGGGAGGAACAGCATTGCCGGGTTGTTGTTTAGCAGCTCTTTCCGAAGCTTCCCTTCGTGCTGGCATGTTGTAAAGTTGACCCGTAGCACGTAGTCTATTAAAATGTGACGCGTTTCGGTTCATTTTTGAGCTTCTTTTTAAACAAACCGAACTGTTGACTGAAACCTAAGAAATTTTGTTATGCTTTACCACCAAATCACGCTAGGTACAACCAAACACAGCTGAAATGCGATGACAACATGGAACACAGACACATCTGTGACAACATACATAGCCACACACGGAAAGTATAGGCTGATCGGTTTGACAGCTTGCTTATTCGTACATTTTGGCCGGCAGGGGTCCGCATGCTCATAAGGCATACCGTGTCATACAAGAGTCCTGGATGTGACAAAGTGTTCTACGTTTTGTCTAAATACGTTGGAAATAGGAATATTGCACTGTAGACGGCCATTTTTGATAGATGCTTGGAATTGGAATACTTTCCCCAACGGTGGAAATGTGGGAAGATTGTGCCGATTAGAAAGCCGGGAAAGGATCCTTGTTTGACTTCAAGCTACCGGCCAATCTCCCTGTTTAGCGCACTTAGCAAGTTCTTTGATCGGATAATTCACGCCCGAGCGGAGGCACATTGTGCTGCCATCGACACCCTAGCGGAAGTACAGTTGGGCTTCAGGAGGGAGCATTCTGCTGCCCATCAGCTTCAACGTGCCCTGGACAGTTGATGCCGCCAAGTGGCAAGGTAAATCCACTATGGCTCTCTTCGACATCGAGAAGGCATTTGACAATGTTTGGCATGATGGGCTCTGCACAAGGCCTCCCTGGTTATCTGGTTAAGATAAAACAGAGTTATTTTGAACAGCGCACGTCGGTTGTTCAGATTGGCTCAATTCGATCTGAGCCATTTCCGAATTGTGCTGGGGTGCCCCAGGGTGGCAATGTATGGGGACGTTGCTTCGTCAGTGATATGTTGGCagtacaaaaaaatcaaaataagtTCCTTAAGTTGATCCTCAACGTACAGCAACGGGGAGAATTCATGATATCACAGATATCCCTATGATGGATGTAAAAGTTAGGCTGATTACTCACAAACTAAGGGAAAAGAGCTTAACACCCAGCCACTCAATCTTACGAAACTTGTACGTGTGAGTGCTTAACCACTTTTTCGTATGTTCAGTGCATTGTgcatgtttttggtttttgtgaaCTGTACTATAGTGTTCTTGTAACGTAGTGTCTTCGAATTTTaagtgttgtgttttattttgatgAGTGTCATTGTTAAGCAATTCTTGTAattgtttgtatgtttgtgGAAATGGCCTTTGAAAACCTCGAAGAAATATTACATTTCTTTTGAATAGACCATAAGTTGGTTCAGGACATCCTCCTACAGAAGCTTCCATTTCCGCCAAAATGAGTACatgtggggcgcacatccatcagacgtcctacggctgtataagacaacggtactatccgtgttggaatatggaagcatatgcttccattgggcatccaacacgcatatcctcaaactagagaggctacagtatcgttgtcttagactcgcactagggagcatgaaatcaacacacaacatgtcgctagaagtgatgaccggagtgatgccgctgaaactacgttttgaaacgCTGTCACTTCGCCTTcgagtccgttcttcagtatcaaatcccttgatcgaagaaaattttaatacgcttctagagacaggttctaagaacaaaatcttgaagatctacGAAGATTTAATGCTCCACATGCATTACACCGttctgcccttcctgagacctacagttcccttttaacaacagacacctcgttgcacgaggaaattaagatcataccgaatgatcttcgcccgatggtagtgccgggcattttcagggataagtatggccatttagaccaaagcaaccagtattatactgatggatcatcctctgaGGAGGGCatcggcttcggcgtttttagtgagtccgtcgaagcatttttcaaattgcgggttccgtgtagtgtctacaccgcagaactagccgcaatcttgtacgcactattgatgatagcagcgagaccttcggatcagtacttcatttttatagatagccttagcgctattgaaacACTATGATCCCTGAAGGCTGTtgagagtcaggatttccttaccatgactatcatagaattgcttggctccatgtttgacaaggcgttcaggatttcgctaatttgggtaccttctcattgtggaattcccggcaacgagaaggcagactcactggccaaaacaggcgtccaacaaggcgcattttacgatcgtccaatctcggcccgagagtttcttcgtttGCCACAGCAACTTTTACTGTTTcactggcagagcatgtgggaagcggatgatctcgggcgattcttATTCTCGATCTCTCCACAAGTGTCCCTACGGctttggttcggtgggctctctgtggaccgggcattcatacgcatgatgtctcgacttatgtcgaatcatttcgcgttgaatgcacACCTGTAGCGtttaactctggctcagacgaaggtgtgtggctgcggtgacggatttcacgatgtggatcaccttctgtggtcctgcgtggagtttgaaaccgcaagaccctccttgttgggcgtagtcgagagcatcggcagacgaccgggtgtAGAAATTAGAGATCTGCTGGCGACTAGGGACTTCGCCTAcatccgattccgattcgccagagacaacggtctcatcctttgattccgcatccctattatccttccaatccatatccgccatcccttttgttattcgttgaaatcgagggcaattttcttacTGCTGTTAAAATGAGGCAGgcttgtgttattttttttgtctgtagtagTATGCTCCAGttcagtccagctttggtacAGCGGGTCCACCTGTGTTGGCGTTGAGtccgggagtggtcggcgtgTACAGCCTCGTAATCAGTGGAGCCACTCCAACTGTTGTGAGATGGAATTCTCCGATCtcctttgaatttgatgttgACCTGATCGATCATAGGCTGTGTCATGGCTAGGTTACTTGGAGATCATTGCATACAGAAAAAATCATGTTTGTCCAAAGaactgtgcttgtttttttttcagtcaAGACCCGATTCTACAATAGAGAattggacaacaaccacccatcttcaCTGCACAATccagcatgcccgggatatggcaaataactaggaggaaatgcctagttactTTTCTTTAATTATTTGTTGTGTGAATTTATGATTTGCAGTCATCACACGCGGTGATGATAATACGGCATCTGaacgtaataataaataaatatattaattaaataaaagggacggcctggccatattgataatttttttgaTTTACACCTTTTTAtagttacagtcgaatcgctcaccaTTTGCTTCGACTCACCAGCTGCCTGCTGTGATTCACAAGCCATCAGCATCAAAAGAGCGACCGATGGTCGAATCGTATATCGTTActatggaatcacgtgccggtAGCTATGgttttcaaatgttagcacattttaaatttgttgtttCGTTCGAACCAAAGATTATGTTCTATATCTACAATTCAAGGATAGTTTTAAACACTAAAAGTAATAGAAAGCAATATTTAAAACCTAAACTATTTCCAGGAATTCAACCAATGAACTCTAGCTAGAATAGCTAGTCTCGCTACGTTTATCGCTACTTTTCGACGTTGGTATTGTACGAcatattttcttgccatttatggTTTATTAGTCGTTTATTCGTATTAAAAACCAGCAAAATGTTTTCTAATGGCGATAGCATAACCGGGCTCTTCATTCCATCAAATGTTTCATACAGAAGCAATCAAAAATCCATGTAtatcggcacgtgattccatggtAACGGCAAGTGATTCGGTCGTTATGTCGCGCATTCGATGGTAAGGgcatgcaaatcgaagcaagcagctcgtgagtcgaagcaaacggtgagcgattcgactgtaactgtaaacaggtgtaaaTTGGTAAGATTTTTTGAATTTGATCCTCAATTACGG encodes:
- the LOC118513238 gene encoding uncharacterized protein LOC118513238 encodes the protein MNRNASHFNRLRATGQLYNMPARREASERAAKQQPGNAVPPDSTNGSFLVEENETIDGVPIMEVPDDYIDNTNEASDFDEENNWLSLDDGDDDDNDGEVITFSGGVSQLRGMQLQEALQYWALTTYKPRSSECKSTRQH